A region from the Chloroflexota bacterium genome encodes:
- the selB gene encoding selenocysteine-specific translation elongation factor produces MFVLGTAGHVDHGKSRLVQALTGINPDRLVEEKERGMTIDLGFAWLKLPSGREVSIVDVPGHERFIKNMLAGVGGIDLALLVIAADEGVMPQTREHLAILDLLRLERGIVVITKKDLVDQELLELVTMEVKETLSGTTLSQAPIMTVSAVTGEGLPELIAAIDRLLDATPPKRDIGRPRLPIDRVFTIAGFGTVVTGTLIDGHLTVGQEVEIVPARLKARLRGLQTHKRKLETASPGTRVAANLSGLATTQLERGDVLTSPDWLRPTTAVDVKIQLLPGLPHPLRHNAEITFHSNALEVIGRARLLEKDKLDHGETSWAQLAFTRPVAVVKGDLFIIRSPTETLGGGEIVDAYPKRHRRFHTSTIQGLAAREKGGPQDILLAILEAKEPLETAELLNRSSLSTSQAQEVIKSLVSEHRLVMLGDKGSHTLLFSGTGWQRLRERVTQIVGAYHQQFPLRYGMSKEELRSKLKIPAGSFPAALEQFVQDGTLAEDGKLVRLPSYHIELSKEQKAAVDTFLKSLTQNPYSPPGELKIDPELLDLLVEQRKVVKVSGNVIFAASAYDEMMERITTHIKSQGKITVAEVRDIFQTSRKYAMAMMEFLDDQKITRRVGDERVLR; encoded by the coding sequence ATGTTTGTGCTTGGCACCGCAGGTCATGTAGATCACGGCAAATCCCGCCTGGTTCAGGCGCTGACCGGCATCAACCCCGATCGCCTGGTCGAGGAGAAGGAGAGGGGTATGACCATCGACCTCGGCTTCGCCTGGCTCAAACTGCCCAGCGGTCGAGAGGTCAGCATCGTTGACGTCCCCGGGCATGAGAGGTTTATCAAGAACATGCTGGCCGGGGTAGGGGGCATCGACCTGGCTCTGCTGGTGATTGCCGCCGACGAAGGGGTGATGCCCCAAACCAGGGAACACCTGGCCATCCTCGACCTCCTTCGACTGGAAAGGGGGATCGTCGTTATCACCAAGAAAGACCTGGTAGATCAGGAACTGCTGGAGTTGGTTACCATGGAGGTTAAGGAGACATTATCAGGAACCACCCTGTCTCAGGCCCCCATCATGACTGTATCGGCGGTAACAGGCGAAGGTCTGCCCGAACTTATTGCCGCCATCGACCGTCTCCTGGACGCTACCCCACCCAAGAGGGATATCGGCAGGCCAAGACTCCCTATAGACCGGGTATTCACCATTGCCGGCTTTGGCACCGTCGTCACGGGAACGCTGATTGATGGGCACCTCACGGTGGGACAGGAGGTGGAGATAGTCCCGGCACGCCTCAAGGCCCGCCTGCGGGGGCTGCAAACACACAAGAGGAAACTGGAAACGGCATCGCCGGGCACCAGAGTAGCAGCCAATCTCTCCGGTCTGGCTACCACCCAACTGGAGCGTGGCGATGTATTGACCAGCCCTGACTGGCTGCGGCCCACCACAGCAGTGGATGTGAAGATTCAACTGCTACCCGGGTTACCTCATCCACTGAGACACAATGCCGAGATCACCTTCCATAGCAACGCCCTCGAAGTGATTGGAAGGGCCAGGCTGCTGGAAAAAGACAAGTTGGATCACGGTGAGACAAGCTGGGCACAACTGGCTTTCACCCGGCCGGTGGCTGTGGTTAAGGGCGACCTCTTCATCATCCGTTCCCCAACAGAAACCCTGGGCGGAGGTGAGATTGTCGATGCCTATCCAAAACGCCACCGCCGCTTCCATACCAGTACCATTCAGGGCCTGGCTGCCAGGGAGAAGGGCGGTCCCCAGGATATCCTGCTGGCCATTCTGGAGGCTAAAGAGCCACTCGAAACAGCAGAGCTTCTCAACCGTTCCAGCCTCTCGACATCACAAGCACAGGAAGTCATAAAATCCCTCGTTTCTGAGCACAGATTGGTAATGCTGGGCGACAAGGGGTCTCATACACTCCTCTTTTCAGGTACAGGTTGGCAGCGTCTGAGAGAGAGAGTAACTCAGATAGTGGGGGCTTACCACCAGCAATTTCCCCTGCGCTATGGCATGTCCAAGGAGGAATTACGAAGCAAATTAAAGATCCCCGCCGGATCGTTCCCTGCTGCTCTGGAGCAGTTTGTGCAAGATGGCACGCTGGCAGAGGACGGTAAACTGGTACGCCTGCCCTCATATCATATAGAACTGAGCAAAGAGCAGAAGGCAGCTGTGGATACTTTCCTCAAGTCCTTGACTCAAAACCCCTATTCCCCACCGGGCGAACTAAAGATCGATCCGGAACTGCTTGATCTCCTCGTCGAGCAGCGGAAGGTGGTGAAGGTATCCGGGAACGTTATCTTCGCTGCTTCAGCCTACGATGAAATGATGGAGCGTATTACTACTCACATCAAATCGCAGGGCAAGATAACCGTGGCAGAAGTGCGCGACATTTTCCAGACCAGCCGCAAATACGCCATGGCTATGATGGAATTCCTCGACGACCAGAAGATCACCCGCCGGGTTGGCGACGAGCGTGTGCTGAGGTAA
- the selD gene encoding selenide, water dikinase SelD has translation MAKKQNPRLTKTVRGAGUASKLGPGDLDRALCGLPLIHDPNLIVGLEKADDAGVYKLSEDLAIVQTVDFFTPIVDDPYTFGQIAAANALSDVYAMGGKPITAMNIVCFPSKTLDISILRDILRGGLEKLREAGVVLIGGHSVDDEELKYGLSVTGTIHPGKVMTKSGAKAGDQLILTKPLGTGIINTAAKGGVASEETIANVTRSMSALNRPASEVMQGIGCNACTDITGFGLLGHACEMIQGSEVGLKIRTSSVPIFAEAVEFARMGMIPGGTYRNKEFRSRMVRVAAGLPDYMLDILFDPQTSGGLFISVSTPKADILLSGLHKAGVLEAAIVGEVVAQPRETIILE, from the coding sequence ATGGCTAAGAAGCAGAACCCCCGACTCACAAAAACAGTCCGCGGCGCGGGTTGAGCTTCCAAGCTGGGTCCAGGGGACCTGGACAGGGCACTGTGCGGTCTGCCTCTCATCCACGACCCTAATCTGATCGTGGGTTTAGAGAAGGCTGATGATGCCGGTGTGTACAAGCTAAGTGAAGATTTGGCTATAGTACAGACCGTTGATTTCTTCACGCCCATTGTCGATGACCCCTATACCTTCGGGCAGATTGCCGCGGCCAACGCTCTCAGTGATGTCTATGCCATGGGAGGCAAACCCATCACAGCCATGAATATCGTCTGCTTCCCCAGTAAGACCTTGGATATATCCATACTGAGGGACATCCTGAGGGGCGGCCTGGAAAAACTGCGGGAGGCCGGCGTCGTCCTCATCGGCGGGCACAGTGTTGATGATGAGGAATTGAAATACGGGCTTTCGGTGACCGGCACCATCCATCCCGGGAAAGTGATGACAAAGTCAGGTGCAAAAGCAGGTGATCAGTTGATACTCACCAAGCCCCTGGGCACAGGCATCATCAACACCGCCGCCAAGGGCGGGGTGGCCAGTGAAGAAACCATCGCCAACGTGACCAGGTCCATGTCTGCCCTCAATAGGCCCGCCTCCGAAGTAATGCAGGGAATTGGGTGCAATGCCTGTACCGATATCACCGGTTTCGGCCTCCTGGGGCATGCCTGCGAAATGATTCAGGGCAGTGAGGTCGGCCTGAAGATCCGCACCTCCTCCGTTCCCATCTTTGCCGAAGCTGTGGAGTTCGCCCGGATGGGCATGATCCCCGGCGGCACCTACCGCAACAAGGAATTCCGTTCCAGGATGGTGAGGGTGGCTGCCGGGCTCCCTGACTACATGCTCGACATCCTCTTTGATCCGCAGACCTCCGGTGGTCTGTTCATCTCAGTCAGCACCCCCAAGGCAGATATATTGCTGTCAGGATTACATAAAGCCGGCGTGTTAGAAGCTGCTATTGTCGGAGAGGTAGTAGCGCAACCCAGAGAAACGATTATTTTGGAGTAA
- a CDS encoding DUF3343 domain-containing protein produces METAQHSIVLFYSMSGALQAEKLFKKSGIAIKLIPVPRQLSSDCGVCLRFGRADETQIKATLKKERIDIQGIYPV; encoded by the coding sequence ATGGAGACCGCACAGCACAGCATAGTCCTGTTCTACTCTATGAGCGGCGCTCTGCAGGCCGAGAAGTTGTTCAAGAAGAGCGGTATCGCCATCAAACTGATCCCTGTGCCCCGGCAACTCAGTTCAGATTGCGGGGTCTGCCTTCGGTTTGGAAGGGCAGACGAGACACAGATCAAGGCAACCCTGAAGAAGGAGCGGATAGACATCCAGGGGATCTATCCGGTTTGA
- the yedF gene encoding sulfurtransferase-like selenium metabolism protein YedF gives MPETVDARGLACPQPVVLAKKALGKAVKVTVIVDNETARENVSRLAASQGCIVSVEEKEEGVYLHLTRTSAKPQSSETSALSGPTVFLITSNTLGRGDDELGTILMRSFMHTLGEASSGPSRIIFINSGVKLVARGSEVLDDLRTLEKAGGEILACGTCLGYYKLKEVVEVGHISNMYDITSALLEAGKVISL, from the coding sequence ATGCCTGAAACTGTAGATGCCCGCGGGTTGGCCTGCCCTCAGCCCGTAGTCCTGGCCAAGAAGGCACTGGGAAAGGCTGTCAAGGTTACTGTTATCGTTGACAACGAGACAGCCAGAGAGAACGTCTCCCGACTGGCAGCGAGCCAGGGATGCATTGTGTCTGTTGAGGAGAAGGAGGAGGGGGTCTATCTGCACCTGACCAGAACATCAGCTAAACCACAAAGCTCCGAGACGTCAGCGCTTTCCGGGCCCACAGTGTTTCTCATTACCTCCAACACTCTGGGGCGGGGAGATGACGAACTGGGTACTATCCTCATGCGCAGCTTTATGCACACCCTGGGCGAGGCATCATCCGGACCGTCCCGGATCATCTTCATCAATAGCGGAGTGAAACTGGTGGCCAGGGGTTCCGAGGTACTCGACGACCTGCGCACGCTGGAAAAAGCAGGGGGCGAGATATTGGCCTGCGGCACCTGCCTGGGATATTACAAGCTGAAGGAAGTAGTGGAGGTAGGACACATCTCCAACATGTATGATATCACCTCAGCCTTGTTGGAAGCGGGTAAGGTTATTTCTCTTTGA
- a CDS encoding aminotransferase class V-fold PLP-dependent enzyme: MIYLDNAATSWPKPEAVYQAMDSFMRHTGASPGRSGHRLSIEAGRIVYETREALAHLFGISDPTRIVFTCNATEALNLAIRGLLHPGDHVITSSMEHNSVMRPLRAMERKGLEVTVVNCSREGSLNPPDIEQAIQPNTRLIILNHASNVAGTLLPVAEVGQIARHHGVPFMIDAAQTAGCCPINIDAMNIDLLAFSGHKGFYGPQGTGGLYIRKGIESSIEPLKYGGTGSHSEHEYQPDFLPDKYESGTHNTVGLAGLGAGVRFVLAQGIKNMRKREETLTMFLLEGLKAIPGITVYGSGNAGKQVAVVSFNIAGLTSSEVAMQLEEEYEIMCRPGLHCAPIAHKTLETFPQGTVRLSPGHFNSNEDIEKALEAVSRIAAAKARC; the protein is encoded by the coding sequence ATGATCTATCTGGACAATGCGGCCACCTCCTGGCCCAAACCGGAAGCGGTCTACCAGGCCATGGACAGTTTCATGCGCCACACAGGGGCCAGTCCCGGACGCTCCGGACACCGCCTCTCCATTGAAGCAGGCCGCATTGTCTATGAGACCAGAGAGGCCCTAGCCCACCTCTTCGGCATAAGTGACCCGACACGCATCGTCTTCACCTGTAACGCTACTGAGGCCTTGAACCTGGCGATACGGGGTCTCCTGCACCCTGGAGACCATGTGATCACCAGCAGTATGGAGCACAATTCAGTCATGCGCCCACTGCGCGCCATGGAGAGAAAGGGGCTTGAGGTAACCGTGGTGAACTGCTCCCGTGAAGGTTCCCTCAACCCCCCAGACATAGAGCAGGCTATCCAGCCAAATACCAGGCTCATCATCCTGAACCACGCCTCCAACGTAGCGGGTACGCTTCTACCTGTAGCCGAAGTGGGGCAGATTGCCCGGCACCACGGTGTGCCCTTCATGATTGATGCGGCTCAGACCGCAGGGTGCTGTCCCATCAATATAGACGCCATGAACATCGACCTGCTGGCTTTTTCGGGACACAAGGGGTTCTATGGACCGCAGGGGACAGGGGGGCTCTACATTCGCAAAGGCATCGAATCCAGCATTGAGCCCCTCAAATACGGCGGCACGGGCAGCCATTCCGAACATGAATACCAGCCGGACTTCCTGCCCGACAAATATGAGAGCGGAACGCACAATACCGTGGGGCTGGCCGGCCTGGGCGCCGGGGTGCGCTTCGTCCTGGCGCAGGGCATAAAGAACATGCGAAAAAGGGAAGAAACACTGACAATGTTCCTACTGGAAGGACTAAAGGCCATCCCTGGTATCACTGTCTATGGAAGCGGTAATGCCGGTAAGCAGGTGGCAGTCGTTTCCTTCAATATTGCCGGACTCACATCTTCAGAAGTGGCCATGCAGTTAGAAGAGGAGTATGAAATCATGTGCCGCCCGGGGTTACACTGCGCCCCCATAGCCCACAAGACCCTGGAAACCTTCCCCCAGGGCACCGTCAGATTGAGTCCCGGCCACTTCAATTCAAACGAGGATATTGAGAAAGCCCTGGAGGCAGTGAGCAGGATTGCTGCTGCGAAAGCGAGGTGCTAG
- a CDS encoding RelA/SpoT domain-containing protein has translation MMQVDISPVDLQDNEELLSEINMAWTHPKYSHKEVDNAGDILLRGPLFMKDDKHILEGYSDEIDNAIDIINNFRVAHFFPLTIIRNTLHNKAQAVDRQSIVAQRLKRLSSIYAKLERFEHMKLWDIQDIGGCRAIVHTVNDANQLVDMLKTSRIRHKLTHEDDYIQHPKDDGYRSRHLVYRYFSDRNQIFNHMKIEVQIRTSLQHAWATAVETVDTFTQQGLKSGKGYADWKRFFQLMGDEMAFHENTPLVPGTPADRQELLRELTGYANRLQVKARLEGFADALKFTGDVLPSKTGYILLSLDVTTDTLTIDSYAKNEFQLASNDLELREKEIREKIGMDAVLVSVDSISNLRRAYPNYFADTHSFIEELESALRP, from the coding sequence ATGATGCAGGTTGACATATCTCCAGTTGACTTGCAAGACAATGAAGAGTTATTGTCTGAGATCAACATGGCTTGGACTCACCCAAAATACTCACATAAAGAAGTTGATAACGCTGGGGATATTCTCCTACGTGGGCCACTCTTCATGAAGGATGATAAACATATACTTGAGGGCTATTCAGATGAGATAGATAATGCCATAGATATCATAAACAACTTTCGTGTCGCCCACTTTTTCCCCCTAACCATAATCAGGAACACTCTACACAACAAAGCACAAGCTGTAGATAGGCAAAGCATCGTAGCGCAACGCCTCAAAAGGTTATCTTCCATCTACGCCAAACTAGAGCGTTTTGAGCATATGAAGTTGTGGGATATACAAGATATTGGGGGTTGTCGTGCTATCGTACACACAGTCAACGATGCAAACCAATTGGTGGACATGCTCAAGACAAGCCGAATCCGCCACAAGCTAACGCACGAGGATGACTATATCCAACACCCCAAAGATGATGGATATAGGAGTAGGCATCTGGTCTATCGCTATTTCAGTGATAGAAATCAGATATTCAATCACATGAAAATCGAAGTCCAGATTCGCACCTCTTTACAGCACGCGTGGGCTACTGCCGTAGAAACCGTTGATACCTTCACCCAACAAGGTTTGAAGTCAGGTAAGGGATATGCGGATTGGAAACGCTTTTTTCAATTGATGGGGGATGAAATGGCATTCCATGAGAATACCCCGCTAGTACCAGGGACTCCCGCAGATAGGCAAGAGTTGCTCAGGGAATTAACTGGATATGCCAACAGGTTACAGGTAAAGGCACGCCTTGAGGGGTTTGCTGACGCGCTCAAGTTCACAGGAGATGTTCTGCCAAGCAAGACTGGCTATATCCTGCTATCGCTAGATGTCACAACAGATACGCTAACCATAGACAGTTACGCCAAAAATGAGTTCCAGTTAGCATCGAATGACCTCGAACTAAGAGAGAAAGAAATACGCGAGAAGATAGGAATGGATGCAGTGCTTGTATCTGTTGACTCTATTAGCAACCTTCGACGCGCATATCCAAACTACTTCGCAGATACACACTCCTTCATCGAAGAGTTAGAGAGTGCATTGAGGCCATGA
- the selA gene encoding L-seryl-tRNA(Sec) selenium transferase: MQSDFRSLPSVDRLMMDKRLQSLEAVYSRSFALEVVRQVLEEGRLSIAGGQPVPSFDGLVESISARIESLGRPTLQRVINATGVVLHTNLGRAPLSEESIAAMESASRGYVNLEFDLESGGRGSREVHLSSLLCRLTGAEAALVVNNNASAVLLALTALAKRKEVIVSRGQAVEIGGGFRIPDVMRQSGAKLVEVGTTNCTYLSDYEKAISSRAAALLRVHSSNFKVVGFTQEVSVSELVQLGEQHGLPVLDDLGSGCLLDTSSFGLGPEPKVQDSVAAGVGLALFSGDKLLGGPQAGIIVGKKHLVDKLGKHPLARAVRIDKTRLAGLAVTLLHYVKGEAEQKIPVWQMISMPLAEIEKRARRWSEQLGGLAVVTDGESVVGGGSLPGSTLTTRLVMIRGLTKGRERSLVQGLAVGLRCHRPPVICRLEGNALLLDPRTVLPEEDQAVLQALQYALKSAAA; this comes from the coding sequence ATGCAGAGTGATTTCCGCAGCCTCCCCAGCGTGGACCGGCTGATGATGGATAAACGCCTTCAGTCACTGGAGGCAGTTTACTCCCGCTCATTTGCCCTTGAAGTGGTGCGTCAGGTGCTTGAGGAGGGCCGCTTATCTATTGCCGGAGGCCAGCCAGTCCCCTCTTTTGATGGATTGGTGGAATCCATATCCGCTCGTATCGAGTCGCTGGGGCGGCCCACCCTTCAGCGGGTGATTAATGCTACCGGCGTGGTACTGCACACGAACCTGGGTCGGGCACCCCTCAGTGAGGAGAGTATAGCTGCTATGGAGTCGGCTTCCAGGGGCTATGTGAACCTGGAATTCGATCTTGAAAGCGGTGGGCGGGGTTCTCGGGAGGTTCACTTATCTTCCCTGCTGTGTCGATTGACTGGAGCTGAGGCTGCTCTGGTAGTAAACAACAATGCCTCGGCAGTTCTCTTGGCATTAACTGCCCTGGCCAAGAGGAAAGAGGTTATTGTCTCTCGAGGGCAGGCGGTGGAGATCGGTGGCGGCTTCCGTATACCCGATGTGATGCGACAGAGTGGAGCGAAGCTGGTGGAGGTAGGCACCACCAACTGCACCTACCTCTCGGATTATGAGAAGGCGATTTCATCCAGGGCAGCAGCACTGCTTCGGGTTCATTCGAGCAATTTCAAGGTAGTAGGCTTTACTCAGGAGGTGTCTGTAAGTGAACTGGTCCAACTGGGGGAGCAGCATGGCCTGCCGGTGCTGGATGATCTGGGGAGCGGCTGCTTGCTGGACACCTCCAGTTTCGGACTGGGTCCCGAGCCTAAGGTTCAGGATAGCGTTGCTGCCGGCGTCGGGTTGGCGTTATTCTCCGGGGATAAGCTTCTAGGTGGCCCGCAGGCTGGTATTATTGTGGGGAAGAAGCACCTTGTTGATAAACTAGGGAAGCATCCCCTGGCCCGGGCGGTGCGCATTGACAAAACAAGGTTGGCAGGGCTGGCTGTCACCCTGCTTCATTATGTCAAGGGGGAGGCGGAGCAGAAGATACCAGTATGGCAGATGATATCTATGCCACTTGCTGAAATAGAGAAGCGGGCACGCCGATGGTCTGAGCAGCTTGGAGGCCTGGCTGTTGTGACAGATGGTGAATCTGTGGTGGGGGGAGGGAGCTTGCCAGGGAGTACCTTGACTACCAGGCTGGTGATGATCAGGGGATTAACGAAGGGAAGAGAACGAAGTCTGGTGCAAGGGCTGGCTGTAGGGCTGCGGTGTCACCGGCCGCCCGTGATATGCCGGCTTGAAGGCAATGCGCTGCTCCTCGATCCGCGTACTGTCCTTCCTGAAGAGGATCAGGCTGTTCTCCAGGCGCTTCAATATGCCCTCAAGTCTGCTGCTGCTTGA